Proteins encoded within one genomic window of Arachis ipaensis cultivar K30076 chromosome B08, Araip1.1, whole genome shotgun sequence:
- the LOC107614356 gene encoding probable glutathione S-transferase gives MGDNSNNNVVLLGSGFSMFGMRARIALEEKEIKYEYKEEDLINKSSLLLEMNPVQKKIPVLIHNGRPICESLIIVEYIDMVWNNNNNNAPMLLPFDPYDKAQARFWADFVDQKVYHFSRRIWTNSKGDEQELAKKGFIESLKQLEEFLGDKPYFGGEQFGFVDVALIPFYCWFYTYEMFGNFKLETFCPNIISWANRCMKRKSVSITLADGKEVYESVLDYKNKFLMD, from the exons ATGGGGGACAATAGCAACAATAATGTTGTTTTGTTGGGCTCAGGGTTCAGCATGTTTGGCATGAGAGCAAGAATAGCATTGGAAGAGAAAGAAATCAAGTATGAGTACAAGGAGGAAGATCTTATCAACAAGAGCTCCTTGCTCTTAGAAATGAATCCAGTTCAAAAGAAAATCCCAGTTCTTATACATAATGGGAGACCAATATGTGAGTCCCTCATAATTGTTGAGTATATTGATATGGTTtggaacaacaacaataataatgctCCAATGTTGCTTCCTTTTGATCCCTATGACAAAGCGCAAGCCAGATTCTGGGCTGATTTTGTAGATCAGAAG GTGTATCATTTTTCTAGGAGAATATGGACTAATTCCAAGGGAGATGAGCAAGAGTTGGCTAAGAAGGGCTTCATTGAGAGCTTGAAACAATTGGAGGAGTTTCTCGGGGACAAGCCTTATTTTGGAGGGGAGCAATTTGGGTTTGTTGATGTTGCTCTCATCCCTTTCTATTGCTGGTTTTATACATATGAGATGTTTGGAAACTTCAAACTTGAGACATTTTGTCCAAATATCATCTCATGGGCTAATAGATGCATGAAGAGAAAAAGTGTTTCTATAACTCTTGCAGATGGGAAGGAAGTTTATGAGTCTGTTTTGGATTACAAGAATAAGTTTTTGATGGACTAG
- the LOC107614126 gene encoding probable glutathione S-transferase parC encodes MAENDEVIMLDFWLSPYARRVQIALEEKGIKYEIKEEDLPNNKSTLLLQMNPVYKKVPVLIHNGKPICESLVVLEYIDEVWNHKSPSLLPSDPYHRAQARFWADYVDKKIYDNAMKFFKTEGEEKEDGKKGLIEGLKVMEEQVGGDRTYFGGDNIGLVDVILVPLFSWFYVYKFTNNLNFVSQESFPNLFAWAKKCTERDCVSKCTPKEQKVFEHFQQRNLLNSDQ; translated from the exons ATGGCAGAAAATGATGAAGTAATAATGCTGGATTTCTGGCTAAGCCCATATGCGAGGAGGGTCCAAATAGCACTAGAGGAAAAGGGCATCAAGTATGAGATCAAAGAAGAGGACTTGCCTAATAATAAGAGCACCTTACTCCTGCAAATGAATCCTGTTTATAAGAAAGTTCCAGTTCTTATTCATAATGGAAAACCCATTTGTGAGTCACTCGTTGTTCTTGAGTACATTGATGAGGTTTGGAATCATAAGTCTCCTTCGTTGCTGCCTTCTGATCCTTATCACAGAGCTCAAGCTAGATTCTGGGCTGATTATGTTGACAagaag ATATACGACAATGCTATGAAGTTTTTCAAAacagaaggagaagagaaagaagatgGAAAGAAAGGGTTGATCGAGGGCCTGAAAGTAATGGAAGAACAAGTTGGAGGAGACAGGACATATTTTGGTGGAGACAACATTGGACTTGTAGATGTGATACTTGTCCCATTGTTCAGTTGGTTCTACGTCTACAAATTCACTAACAACTTGAATTTTGTGAGCCAAGAAAGCTTCCCTAACCTCTTTGCTTGGGCCAAGAAGTGCACTGAGAGAGACTGTGTGTCCAAGTGTACTCCTAAGGAACAAAAGGTCTTTGAGCATTTTCAGCAGAGGAATCTCTTGAATTCTGATCAGTGA